Proteins co-encoded in one Bacillus sp. FSL H8-0547 genomic window:
- a CDS encoding alanine/glycine:cation symporter family protein produces the protein MDFLNGMISGGNTILWSYLLIYMLVGIGLYFTVRSRFVQFRYFGEMFRLLKEPAMVSKEGKRGISSLQAFFISAASRVGTGNLAGVAIAIAVGGPGAVFWMWLIALVGMASSFVESTLAQVYKVKDGDQFRGGPAYYMEKALKARWMGILFAVLITLCFGLIFNAVQANTIALAFDSAFAVDKTVMGIILAVFTALIIFGGLKRVAAASQIIVPVMALIYIAVALVVVIMNITEVPNVIAVIFANAFGFEQAVGGGIGAAVENGIKRGLFSNEAGMGSAPNAAATANVSHPAKQGFIQTLGVFFDTIIICSTTAFLILLFDTTPDPSLDGIQITQAALQSHIGDWAGTFLAVAILLFAFSSVIGNYYYGETNIEFLNGSKTVLFIYRLAVVGMVIFGSVSGFQLIWDMADLFMGLMAVTNLIAIAILSKIAFEVLKDYARQRKEGKNPVFKASSIKGLKNTECWGDDEV, from the coding sequence ATGGATTTTTTAAATGGAATGATTTCCGGAGGGAATACAATTCTGTGGTCATACTTGCTGATCTATATGCTTGTAGGAATTGGTTTGTATTTCACAGTCCGTTCAAGATTTGTCCAATTCCGCTACTTTGGCGAAATGTTCAGGCTTCTAAAGGAACCTGCAATGGTATCCAAAGAAGGCAAGAGAGGCATTTCGTCCCTGCAGGCATTCTTTATCAGTGCAGCATCAAGGGTTGGCACCGGTAATTTAGCGGGAGTAGCTATTGCCATTGCCGTCGGAGGACCGGGTGCGGTTTTCTGGATGTGGCTGATTGCGCTTGTAGGAATGGCTTCAAGCTTTGTAGAAAGCACACTTGCGCAGGTCTACAAAGTAAAAGACGGAGATCAATTCCGCGGAGGCCCTGCTTACTATATGGAAAAAGCGCTGAAGGCAAGGTGGATGGGCATCCTTTTTGCCGTTTTAATAACGTTATGCTTCGGACTGATTTTCAATGCTGTTCAGGCCAATACCATTGCTCTTGCTTTTGACAGTGCATTTGCTGTGGATAAAACGGTTATGGGCATCATTTTGGCTGTCTTCACCGCACTAATTATTTTCGGCGGTCTGAAAAGGGTAGCTGCAGCATCCCAGATCATCGTGCCTGTTATGGCGCTGATCTACATAGCTGTTGCTCTTGTCGTTGTTATTATGAACATTACAGAAGTGCCGAACGTCATCGCCGTCATTTTTGCAAATGCTTTTGGATTTGAGCAGGCAGTAGGCGGAGGTATTGGCGCTGCAGTTGAAAACGGAATTAAAAGAGGACTGTTCTCGAATGAAGCGGGTATGGGAAGTGCACCGAACGCTGCTGCTACGGCAAACGTTTCGCACCCTGCTAAACAAGGTTTCATCCAGACGCTAGGCGTGTTTTTCGACACGATTATCATCTGCAGCACAACAGCATTCCTGATTCTTCTGTTTGACACTACACCGGATCCTTCGCTGGACGGTATTCAAATTACCCAGGCAGCTTTGCAGTCTCACATCGGAGACTGGGCAGGCACGTTCCTGGCTGTAGCGATTCTGCTGTTCGCATTCAGTTCGGTTATTGGAAACTACTACTACGGGGAAACAAATATTGAGTTTTTAAACGGAAGCAAAACCGTTCTGTTTATCTACCGTTTAGCAGTAGTCGGGATGGTTATCTTCGGGTCGGTATCAGGTTTCCAGCTTATTTGGGATATGGCTGATCTCTTTATGGGTCTTATGGCCGTTACGAACCTTATTGCCATTGCCATCCTTTCAAAAATTGCATTTGAAGTGCTGAAAGATTATGCACGCCAGCGCAAAGAAGGCAAAAATCCTGTATTTAAAGCAAGCTCCATCAAAGGACTTAAAAATACCGAATGCTGGGGAGACGATGAGGTTTAA
- the cydC gene encoding thiol reductant ABC exporter subunit CydC, producing MKDISHIARLMWNEKKDIWLTVLLCFLAGITGIALFASSGYLISKAALLPPLYTLTVMLALLKLAGIGRALSRYAERLVSHRATFTILKDVRASFYEKLEPMVPRIFNTYRSGDLLSRIVGDVENLQNFFLRVFYPPVVFLFVFLSTIAFVSFYSVPIAMMLLAGMVLTGMVIPAYFAFLQKKIDDSVRDMRSLFSSEAAEFYYGYRDLKIYGQTAEKEEKLRRLSDMLADKQAQLDNRVNQTQSINTAITVIINCGILALGAYQAAAGELNGLYLAMLVMISLNVFEFAVPMAAFPVYYEESRRASKRLYSLPEEPVIQEEKKQADITKDGFSIHVKNVHYSYGTAGSGLNGVTVTFPQGSKTAVVGPSGSGKSTLLMLLMKMYEPEAGEIILNEKPLSDISSESMWDSCNIVLQDNHFFYGTIRENLLIAVKEETEDSELIHALKEAGLENKRLDDPVLEKGDNLSGGEKQKLAIARILLKKAGLWLLDEPTASMDLLSEQSIQETLFKYAGSNTLILVSHRLTGLEKMDQIIVMDQGRILEKGSYAELMERKGYFYGLKQIEQEVLV from the coding sequence ATGAAAGACATTTCTCATATTGCACGTTTAATGTGGAATGAAAAAAAGGATATTTGGCTCACAGTCTTATTGTGCTTCCTTGCGGGTATAACGGGAATCGCGCTATTTGCATCGAGCGGCTACTTAATTTCAAAAGCCGCTCTGCTGCCGCCTCTTTACACACTCACAGTTATGCTCGCTCTATTGAAGCTTGCGGGTATTGGGAGAGCTCTCAGCAGATATGCAGAGAGGCTTGTTTCCCACAGGGCAACCTTTACCATTTTGAAGGATGTGCGCGCCTCCTTTTATGAAAAGCTGGAACCAATGGTCCCTAGGATCTTCAATACGTACCGGAGCGGCGACCTGCTTTCAAGAATAGTCGGGGATGTAGAGAACCTTCAGAACTTTTTCCTGAGGGTATTTTATCCCCCGGTCGTCTTTCTGTTTGTCTTTTTAAGCACGATTGCATTTGTATCGTTTTACTCCGTCCCCATTGCCATGATGCTTTTAGCTGGTATGGTGCTGACAGGAATGGTGATCCCGGCATACTTTGCATTTCTTCAAAAAAAAATCGATGACTCTGTCCGGGACATGAGAAGCCTTTTCTCATCAGAAGCGGCTGAATTTTACTATGGATACAGAGATTTAAAGATCTATGGACAGACGGCAGAAAAAGAAGAAAAGCTTCGCAGGCTGTCTGATATGCTTGCCGATAAACAGGCGCAATTAGATAACAGGGTGAATCAGACACAATCGATTAACACGGCGATTACGGTCATTATAAACTGCGGAATTTTAGCACTCGGGGCTTACCAGGCAGCAGCGGGTGAGCTGAACGGTCTGTATCTTGCCATGCTGGTGATGATTTCTCTCAATGTATTTGAGTTTGCTGTTCCGATGGCTGCTTTTCCAGTTTATTACGAAGAGAGCAGGCGTGCTTCTAAAAGATTGTACTCACTCCCGGAAGAGCCGGTCATACAGGAAGAAAAGAAGCAGGCTGACATCACAAAGGATGGGTTCTCTATTCACGTAAAGAATGTTCATTATTCTTACGGCACAGCGGGCTCCGGTCTAAATGGTGTTACTGTCACGTTTCCGCAAGGTTCAAAAACGGCTGTTGTCGGACCATCCGGTTCAGGAAAATCCACGCTGCTTATGCTGTTAATGAAAATGTATGAACCGGAAGCTGGAGAAATTATTTTGAATGAAAAGCCGCTTTCCGACATCAGCAGTGAGAGCATGTGGGATAGCTGCAATATTGTTCTGCAGGATAACCACTTTTTCTATGGGACTATCCGTGAAAATTTGCTGATCGCTGTTAAAGAAGAAACAGAGGACTCAGAGCTGATACACGCACTGAAGGAGGCAGGACTCGAGAACAAACGGCTTGATGATCCTGTTCTTGAAAAAGGCGATAACCTGTCAGGCGGCGAAAAACAGAAGCTTGCCATTGCAAGAATCCTGCTGAAAAAAGCGGGTCTGTGGCTGCTTGATGAACCAACAGCTTCAATGGATCTCCTGTCAGAGCAGAGCATTCAAGAAACCTTATTTAAGTATGCCGGCAGCAATACACTCATCCTCGTCAGTCACCGACTGACAGGACTTGAGAAGATGGATCAGATCATCGTTATGGATCAAGGACGCATTCTTGAAAAGGGATCCTATGCAGAACTCATGGAGAGAAAAGGTTATTTTTACGGTCTGAAGCAGATTGAACAAGAGGTGCTAGTATAA
- the parC gene encoding DNA topoisomerase IV subunit A: protein MTQQEKYRDLPLEDVIGDRFGRYSKYIIQDRALPDARDGLKPVQRRILYAMHVDGNTNDKNFRKSAKTVGNVIGNYHPHGDTSVYDAMVRMSQDWKVRNLLIEMHGNNGSNDGDPPAAMRYTEARLSPIASELLRDIDKRTVEFVPNFDDTSSEPLVLPAMYPNLLVNGSTGISAGYATDIPPHHLGEVIDAVMKRIDKPDCTVDELMTVINGPDFPTGGIIQGIDGIKKAYETGKGKVIIRGKAEIESVRGGKQQIVITEIPFEVNKANLVKRMDEFRIERKLDGIAEVRDETDRTGMRIVVELKKDADAQGILNYLYKNSDLQVPYNFNMVAIHNRRPTLMTLPAILDAYISHQKEVITNRSKYDLEKAKERQHIVEGLIKALSILDEVIAVIRASKDKRDAKDNLIAKFAFTEIQAEAIVSLQLYRLTNTDITALQNEAKELDEKIAQLLDILNNEKKLYQVIKTDLKKIKKTYADQRRSVIQHEIQEIKINLEVMIPSEDVIVTVTKDGYIKRTSSRSYSASNGQDFGMKETDRLLGKFDINTTETILLFTSKGNYIYCPVHEIPDIRWKDLGQHIANLVSLERDEQLIKAMPVKDFEAAQYLLFVTKNGMVKKTELKLYKAQRYSKALMAVNLKGDDELVNVFMTSGNDDLFLATQFGYGLWFAEEEVGIVGARAAGVKGMNLKEGDTVAGAAVFPAGNIPQIVIVTQRGAAKKMSFKEFEKTSRAKRGLIMLRELKNNPHRVVGMHLVNQSSKLMLKTEKGHTEEVHAAQLRANDRYSNGSFFIDEGDSGSVKEVWVPVTQ, encoded by the coding sequence ATGACACAACAAGAAAAATACCGCGATCTCCCTCTTGAAGATGTGATAGGTGACAGGTTCGGCCGCTACAGCAAATACATCATACAGGACCGAGCGCTGCCTGATGCCCGTGACGGGCTGAAGCCTGTGCAGCGCAGAATCCTGTATGCCATGCATGTTGACGGCAATACAAACGATAAAAACTTCAGAAAATCAGCAAAAACAGTCGGTAATGTTATCGGTAATTATCATCCTCACGGAGACACATCTGTTTATGATGCCATGGTAAGGATGAGCCAGGACTGGAAAGTGCGCAATCTCCTGATTGAGATGCACGGCAACAACGGAAGCAATGACGGCGACCCGCCTGCTGCGATGCGTTATACAGAGGCGCGTCTTTCACCGATTGCATCTGAGCTTCTAAGGGATATCGATAAACGGACAGTAGAATTTGTGCCGAACTTCGATGATACAAGCAGTGAACCTCTTGTTCTGCCTGCCATGTATCCAAATCTCCTTGTAAACGGGTCAACAGGTATATCAGCGGGTTACGCAACAGACATTCCGCCTCACCATCTTGGAGAGGTCATTGATGCTGTGATGAAACGCATTGACAAACCGGACTGCACAGTTGACGAACTCATGACTGTCATAAACGGCCCTGATTTTCCGACCGGAGGCATTATTCAGGGAATTGACGGCATCAAGAAAGCTTATGAAACTGGTAAAGGGAAAGTCATTATCCGGGGAAAAGCGGAGATTGAAAGCGTCAGGGGCGGCAAACAGCAGATTGTCATCACAGAAATTCCATTTGAAGTAAATAAGGCAAACCTTGTGAAGCGCATGGACGAGTTCCGGATTGAGCGAAAGCTTGACGGCATTGCTGAGGTCCGTGATGAAACTGACCGGACCGGAATGAGGATTGTCGTGGAACTTAAAAAAGACGCTGATGCACAGGGAATCCTGAATTACCTGTACAAAAACAGCGACCTGCAGGTTCCTTATAATTTTAATATGGTGGCCATACATAACAGACGCCCGACACTCATGACGCTGCCTGCCATTCTTGATGCTTATATTTCGCATCAGAAGGAAGTCATCACAAACCGCTCCAAATACGACCTTGAAAAGGCCAAAGAGCGCCAGCATATCGTCGAGGGACTCATTAAAGCCCTGTCTATCCTCGATGAGGTGATCGCTGTTATCAGGGCATCCAAGGACAAACGGGATGCAAAGGATAACTTAATTGCAAAGTTTGCGTTTACAGAAATTCAGGCTGAAGCCATTGTATCCCTTCAGCTTTACAGATTAACAAACACGGATATCACGGCTCTTCAAAATGAAGCGAAAGAGCTTGATGAAAAAATAGCACAGCTTCTTGATATCCTGAACAATGAGAAAAAACTGTATCAGGTGATCAAAACAGATTTGAAAAAAATCAAAAAAACCTATGCGGATCAAAGACGCTCTGTCATTCAGCATGAGATTCAGGAAATAAAAATCAACCTTGAAGTAATGATTCCGTCAGAAGACGTCATTGTTACAGTAACAAAGGACGGCTATATCAAACGTACGAGCAGCCGTTCATACTCTGCATCAAACGGCCAGGATTTCGGCATGAAAGAAACAGACAGGCTGCTCGGGAAATTTGACATTAATACAACCGAAACCATTCTGCTGTTCACGAGCAAGGGCAATTACATCTATTGTCCGGTTCATGAAATTCCTGATATCCGCTGGAAGGACCTCGGCCAGCATATTGCCAATCTTGTCAGCCTGGAACGGGATGAACAGCTGATAAAGGCCATGCCTGTTAAAGATTTTGAAGCCGCGCAGTACCTGCTCTTTGTCACAAAGAACGGGATGGTCAAAAAAACCGAACTGAAATTGTACAAGGCCCAGCGGTACTCGAAAGCGTTAATGGCTGTCAATCTTAAAGGCGATGACGAGTTGGTCAATGTATTTATGACATCCGGAAACGATGATCTGTTCCTCGCGACGCAGTTCGGATATGGATTGTGGTTTGCTGAAGAAGAAGTCGGCATTGTGGGCGCAAGAGCAGCAGGAGTAAAAGGAATGAATCTGAAAGAGGGAGATACAGTAGCAGGCGCTGCGGTTTTCCCTGCAGGAAACATTCCACAGATTGTCATTGTCACACAGCGGGGCGCTGCAAAGAAAATGTCGTTTAAAGAATTTGAAAAGACTTCAAGAGCCAAGCGGGGATTAATTATGCTGAGAGAGCTGAAGAACAATCCTCACAGAGTCGTTGGCATGCACCTTGTCAATCAGTCGAGCAAACTGATGCTGAAGACAGAAAAAGGGCATACAGAAGAAGTTCACGCAGCTCAGCTGCGCGCAAATGACAGGTACAGCAACGGATCCTTCTTTATCGATGAGGGAGATTCCGGGTCAGTTAAAGAAGTATGGGTGCCAGTCACCCAGTAA
- a CDS encoding cytochrome ubiquinol oxidase subunit I has protein sequence MFEYDPVLYSRILTGLTLAFHTIFSTLGVGVPLLIALAEWIGIRRNDEHYHLLARRWARGYIITVAVGVVTGTAIALQLSLLWPNFMQVAGQTISLPLFLETFAFFFEAIFLGIYLYTWDRFKKKIYHLLLLIPVALGATLSGFFITTVNAFMNAPLGFNMENGVLTGVNPLLAMFNPATPTKMAHVLSSAYLTSACVLAAIAAFMILRGRKHVYYKKALRLSMTVAFVCAISTAVIGDLSGKYLAEYQPEKLAAAEWHFETTEEASLILGGILDENNEVKYALEIPYALSILAHGTPDAEVTGLEEFPEEEWPPLIVHYFFDLMVGIGMFLAFVSFLYMVMRWRKKSNELNRILLWLIVSTGPLAMLAIEAGWFFTEEGRQPWILRGYMTTAEGATTSGYVDIMLYLFIALYAVLAVSAVAVLRRTFKANPAERELEKLGLK, from the coding sequence TTGTTTGAGTATGATCCGGTATTGTACAGCAGAATTCTGACAGGCTTGACACTTGCATTTCATACGATTTTTTCCACACTTGGAGTAGGTGTGCCGCTGCTCATTGCTCTTGCAGAGTGGATTGGCATCAGGCGAAATGATGAACATTATCATCTGCTTGCAAGGAGATGGGCAAGGGGCTACATCATCACAGTGGCTGTCGGGGTTGTTACAGGAACTGCAATAGCCCTTCAGCTCAGTCTGCTGTGGCCGAACTTTATGCAGGTTGCAGGCCAGACAATCAGTCTGCCGCTGTTTTTGGAAACTTTCGCATTTTTCTTTGAAGCTATTTTTCTTGGTATCTACCTTTATACATGGGATCGCTTCAAAAAGAAAATCTACCATTTGCTGCTGCTGATTCCGGTGGCTCTCGGAGCGACGCTATCGGGTTTCTTTATTACGACTGTGAATGCTTTTATGAACGCTCCGCTTGGATTTAATATGGAAAACGGAGTTTTGACTGGTGTAAACCCGCTGCTTGCGATGTTTAATCCGGCAACGCCGACAAAAATGGCGCACGTGCTGTCTTCAGCCTACTTAACATCTGCCTGTGTGCTGGCTGCCATTGCCGCATTTATGATTCTAAGGGGCAGAAAGCATGTTTATTACAAAAAAGCACTCAGACTTTCTATGACTGTGGCTTTTGTCTGTGCAATAAGTACAGCCGTTATTGGCGATCTATCAGGAAAATATTTGGCAGAGTACCAGCCTGAAAAGCTGGCTGCTGCAGAATGGCATTTTGAAACAACAGAAGAAGCATCATTAATTCTTGGAGGAATCCTTGATGAAAACAACGAGGTCAAGTATGCACTTGAGATTCCCTACGCATTGAGCATTCTTGCGCACGGAACTCCGGATGCAGAGGTGACGGGGCTTGAAGAGTTCCCGGAAGAAGAATGGCCGCCGCTGATTGTCCATTATTTCTTTGATCTGATGGTTGGAATCGGCATGTTTTTGGCGTTTGTGTCCTTCCTGTACATGGTCATGAGATGGCGGAAAAAATCTAATGAGCTGAACCGGATTCTATTGTGGCTGATTGTCAGCACGGGTCCTCTTGCCATGCTTGCCATTGAAGCGGGGTGGTTCTTTACAGAAGAGGGCAGACAGCCTTGGATCTTAAGAGGCTACATGACAACGGCGGAAGGTGCCACGACATCAGGCTACGTTGACATCATGCTGTATTTGTTCATCGCCCTGTACGCGGTGCTTGCTGTATCAGCCGTTGCTGTGCTTCGCCGTACATTCAAGGCAAATCCCGCTGAGCGCGAGCTTGAAAAATTAGGATTGAAATAG
- the cydD gene encoding thiol reductant ABC exporter subunit CydD yields the protein MQLKHLSSKHKKHIWLLRLHAFLTGAAVIAQAWLFVSITDAVFLKDTSFRDVVPELFILLAVSLCRAGFMYFGKKTGVSLAAAVKKDIRSSLLKKMSRESVLSSSGGQTGRKVNVLLDAVDEITPYFSTYIPQMIQTGIIPLMMAAAVFTQHVYSGIILLVTAPFIPLAMALAGRKSKDKAEQQMERLSQFSGHFLDVLQGLVTLKMFGRSKEQKDKIAESSLEIRDATMQVLKVAFLSALSLEFISMLSIGLIAFELGLQIVVFQTVTFFSAFFILILVPDFYLLLKDYGSAFHAGRGSMGAAKLIAEELEERDKAAVWGDQETGGGPPELHLKKASYSYKNSSFSLHDIGVHLKPFEKAAIVGRNGSGKTTLLHLISGLIQPDEGELIINGKERAAYDEMSWFSRMVYISQHPYIFSGTIAENIAIGQLKEASRREIEDAARKAGLASMIEALEHGFDTVIGEGGRGLSGGEKQRLALARAFLKKPAFILFDEPTTGLDLHTERILQQSIKELGENASVITVAHRLYTIKDADVIFYMENGRLAAQGTHLELLDRSESYRSMFHMQVKEAAR from the coding sequence ATGCAGCTGAAACATCTGTCGTCAAAACATAAAAAACATATTTGGCTTTTGAGGCTGCATGCTTTTTTAACAGGTGCAGCCGTTATAGCACAGGCGTGGCTGTTCGTCAGTATCACAGATGCCGTCTTTTTAAAAGACACGTCTTTCCGGGATGTTGTTCCTGAACTTTTTATTTTGCTCGCAGTGTCCCTTTGCAGGGCAGGATTTATGTATTTCGGCAAAAAAACCGGCGTTTCATTAGCGGCAGCCGTTAAGAAAGATATACGGTCATCGCTTCTTAAAAAGATGTCCAGAGAATCTGTTTTATCCTCTTCCGGCGGACAAACCGGCAGGAAAGTAAATGTACTGCTGGATGCAGTGGATGAAATAACACCTTATTTCAGCACATACATTCCCCAAATGATCCAGACGGGAATTATTCCGCTGATGATGGCCGCTGCCGTATTTACCCAGCATGTGTACTCCGGCATCATTCTGCTGGTCACAGCGCCTTTTATACCGCTTGCCATGGCACTTGCAGGCAGGAAAAGCAAGGATAAAGCAGAGCAGCAGATGGAGAGGCTCTCGCAATTTTCCGGTCATTTTCTTGATGTTCTTCAGGGGCTTGTGACATTGAAGATGTTCGGACGTTCAAAGGAGCAAAAAGACAAGATTGCAGAGAGCAGTCTGGAAATCCGTGATGCCACAATGCAGGTTTTGAAGGTAGCATTTCTCTCAGCGCTATCCTTGGAGTTTATTTCAATGCTCAGCATTGGACTGATTGCCTTTGAACTTGGCCTGCAGATCGTTGTCTTTCAGACTGTGACATTCTTTTCTGCCTTCTTTATTCTCATTCTTGTTCCTGATTTCTACCTGCTTCTTAAAGATTATGGCAGTGCCTTTCATGCAGGCAGAGGAAGCATGGGGGCTGCGAAGCTGATAGCAGAAGAACTGGAGGAGCGGGATAAAGCTGCAGTGTGGGGAGATCAGGAGACTGGCGGAGGACCGCCTGAACTTCATCTGAAAAAGGCATCTTACTCATATAAGAACAGTTCATTTTCTTTGCATGATATTGGTGTACATCTTAAACCGTTTGAAAAAGCAGCCATTGTCGGCAGAAACGGATCAGGCAAGACGACCCTTCTTCATCTGATCAGCGGGCTGATACAGCCTGATGAAGGTGAGTTGATCATAAATGGAAAAGAGAGGGCAGCTTATGATGAAATGAGCTGGTTCAGCAGGATGGTTTACATTTCTCAGCATCCCTATATCTTCTCCGGGACAATCGCAGAAAATATTGCCATTGGCCAGCTGAAAGAGGCGAGCCGGCGGGAAATAGAAGATGCAGCCCGCAAAGCGGGACTTGCTTCCATGATTGAAGCGCTTGAACACGGGTTTGATACGGTCATTGGAGAAGGGGGAAGAGGTCTTTCCGGAGGCGAAAAGCAAAGGCTTGCTCTAGCCAGGGCATTCCTGAAGAAACCGGCATTCATCTTGTTTGATGAACCGACCACAGGCCTTGACCTTCATACAGAAAGGATTCTCCAGCAGTCGATAAAAGAGCTTGGGGAAAACGCATCAGTGATTACCGTGGCTCACAGGCTGTACACAATTAAAGACGCAGACGTTATTTTTTATATGGAAAACGGAAGACTTGCGGCTCAGGGGACTCATTTGGAACTGCTGGACCGTTCCGAGTCTTACCGCAGCATGTTTCATATGCAAGTAAAGGAGGCGGCCAGATGA
- a CDS encoding cytochrome d ubiquinol oxidase subunit II, with protein sequence MDYELIGITVLWTFLYGYLIVASIDFGAGFFNYYSALTGRGPIVKKVINRYLSPVWEVTNVFLIFFYIGLVGFFPSLAYYYGTALLVPGSIAIILIALRGSYYAFHHYGNRESLWYQFLYGATGLLIPASLSVVLTLSEGGFIDVSGDEVQLNYAELFTSAYAWAVVFLAIVSVLYISASFLTFYAHKAGDSSAFNLLRKYALFWSGPTILASLLVFVSLREHNPGHFQRMMDMSWLFGLSLLFFAGAVYLIWKKKRLGVSFILVMLQFAAAFYGYGASHLPYVLYPYVTIYTSFTNDTMALALIFAFLAGLMLLVPSLYLLMRLFLFDNDYVKGKK encoded by the coding sequence ATGGATTATGAACTGATTGGAATTACCGTGCTCTGGACATTTTTGTACGGATACCTTATTGTAGCGTCCATTGATTTTGGTGCAGGTTTTTTCAATTATTACTCTGCACTGACAGGACGCGGGCCTATTGTAAAAAAAGTGATTAACCGGTATTTGTCTCCGGTCTGGGAAGTGACGAATGTATTCCTGATCTTCTTCTACATTGGATTGGTCGGATTTTTTCCGTCGCTTGCCTATTATTACGGTACAGCCCTTCTCGTGCCAGGAAGCATAGCCATTATTCTGATTGCCCTGCGCGGTTCGTATTATGCGTTTCATCACTACGGTAACCGAGAAAGTCTCTGGTATCAGTTTTTATATGGAGCGACAGGCCTGCTGATTCCGGCATCACTGTCTGTTGTGCTTACACTGTCTGAAGGCGGCTTTATCGACGTCAGCGGGGATGAGGTGCAGCTGAATTACGCCGAGCTCTTTACAAGCGCGTATGCGTGGGCCGTCGTCTTTCTGGCGATAGTGAGTGTGCTGTATATTTCTGCAAGCTTTCTGACGTTTTATGCTCATAAAGCGGGAGACAGCAGTGCCTTCAACCTTCTGCGCAAATATGCGCTGTTTTGGAGCGGCCCGACCATTCTTGCAAGCCTGCTCGTTTTTGTGTCCTTAAGAGAGCATAATCCGGGTCATTTTCAGCGGATGATGGATATGTCCTGGCTTTTTGGTTTATCACTTCTGTTTTTTGCGGGTGCCGTGTATTTGATTTGGAAAAAGAAGCGTTTGGGCGTTTCGTTTATCCTGGTCATGCTGCAGTTTGCGGCGGCATTTTACGGATACGGTGCATCGCATCTGCCGTATGTGCTTTATCCGTACGTCACGATCTACACAAGCTTTACAAACGATACTATGGCCCTGGCACTCATCTTTGCATTTCTTGCAGGATTAATGCTCCTTGTACCGTCGTTATACTTGCTGATGAGGCTGTTCCTTTTTGATAACGATTATGTGAAAGGCAAAAAATAG